AATAGGTTTATTATACTGTAACATCTCAGGTGAAATTGTAGTCTTTGGCTGGAGAAATTAGAGCATTCGAATTCATCAACCAAGTTCAGGGGGAGTTTGCCCCAAACCTGGAAATACAACTCTTTACCTGTTGCCTTGAGTGTGAACTTGCCAGCACCATGATGATTGTAGATGACGTTGAGAATGGCAGTTTGGGGCCTTACCAGGATAGACCAAGGACTTTCCCCAACATGCGTAGCAAGCCTTATACTCCTTTGGTAAGAATCTTGTTGTCTTAGTGTGTAATTTGTTTGTTGTAAATGAGTATGAACTTTGAGTTTTTAGCTGtgtcttcttttttctttctcattttcCTTTCTGTCATTTTAGTAATTCCTTTGATCCATTATATGATGTGACCTATGCCTAGTTTAACTATTTTAGAAAAGAGGAATTAGCTTAGCATGAATTGATGATCTTAATTGTTTGGAATAATTGAATATTGCCATATATTAAGAGTATTTTAGCTATATGCCTTGTCATTACCTAGCTGTGGTGTTCTGGAATTTTACATGATAGACAAGCCTCCATTCTTAAAGTTTTTGGGGCTTAGACTAAAATTAGAAAAGAAGTTTAGCATGGGCTACACAGACACTGCTAAACTGATGTGAATGGCTGTTTGACTGGTACTGGCAGAGTCAAGCAAATAGGTTAATGAAATGTGCATCTTAATATTTTAGTCAGAAAAATAAACTTTGATGCAGACCCTGTAGGCAGGATTGATGGAGAATTCTGTTCACtgcttctgttttttttttttttttttaaaatctggATGGGCATATTTTAATCTGTCTCTTCCCCATTCTGGGACACACTTTGTACTACTGTAATTGACTAGTTCCTTTGTGCAGATTTTTCGAATTCTCATGGGAATAAATGTTCGTATTCTTGTTATACTTCTCCTTTTGGGCTTTGGATATGTCTTTTACATTGGAGCAAGTACTTCTCCAATCATTGTTTTTGTCTTCTCAGTTTGCATCATCAGCTTCCTTTTGTCTATATATCTTACAAAGTGGGTCCTTTCCAAGGATGAAGGGCCTCCAGAGATGGCTCAGGTAAAGCTCTctcaagattaaaaaaaaaaagaaaagaattcacTCATAATTTATCAAATCCTTCTCTagctttttttaaataatttgttCACAATATTTTCTCTTTCGTCAATGGTTCTTCAAAAGAGTGTAGTTTTCTTTCATCAGTCATAATCTTCTTGTTAACCCTTGAAATGCAACTgagaaattattaatttttagcaACCTCCTCACACCATTGTACTGAGCGTATCATTTTTACTTTCTAGATATCAGAGGCTATACGTGATGGAGCAGAAGGTTTCTTCAGGACACAGTATGGTACTATCTCCAAGATGGCATTTTTGCTAGCTCTGGTGATTCTTGGCATATATTTGTTTCGCAGTACAACTCCTCAACAAGAATCCTCAGGCATAGGAAGGTGATTATATGTATGAAGATTATGTAAAAACacattctatttctttctttatcCTTGTGAcaaatttatttattcttttacttGCTGATGCAGGGTAACATCTGCATATATCACTGTTGCTGCATTTCTTCTGGGGGCTCTATGTTCAGGTGTTGCTGGCTATGTTGGGATGTGGGTATCAGTTCGTGCAAATGTCCGTGTCTCCAGTGCAGCAAGACGGTCTGCAAGGGAGGCCTTGCAGGTTGTATCATCTTAAATTTCACTTATTTTGATTACTTACAGACTTGAATACTAACTGCAAACATCACATGCAGGTAGCTGTCCGTGCTGGTGGTTTTTCTGCCTTGGTGGTGGTTGGTATGGCTGTGATTGGTATAGCTATCCTTTATGCAACATTTTATGTTTGGTTGGGAGTGGATTCACCTGGTTCGATGAAGGTTACAGATTGTATGTAATTAATTTCCTCGTTCGCTAACTTATGTATAATTGCATTTTATGCAAATGGATCTCCCTATTACGTGGTTCCTACCTTTTCCATCAATCAATGGATACTGAAATCATGTTGAATGTTTGACTTCTCTTGGCCAAATGTTGATAAATTGTATGAGCATGAATCTGTtggttttttctttttaagtGGATAGTAATTATTTCTTTTGGCTATCTAAGGTACGTTACTGCTTTGTAAGTTCATTAAGAGTGGGCATAGGATTAGGTAACTAAGCATTGGGTTTTAGACTTAAGTTATTATTCTTGTGCATCTCAGGCTAGCAGGATCATTATTTCAGAACAACTCTACCGGTGATTCCTTGATtgattttgtttattttctttcaGTGCCTCTCCTTCTTGTGGGATACGGTTTTGGAGCTTCATTTGTTGCCCTGTTTGCTCAGTTGGGTGGTGGGATATATACAAAAGCAGCTGATGTTGGGGCAGATCTTGTTGGAAAAGTAGAACAGGGAATACCTGAAGATGATCCTAGAAATCCGGCAGTAATTGCAGATTTGGTacttaaaattttcacacttaATGTTTAAGATATAGCTAACCATTGGAGTCTGAAGTAACATCGTTTTATTCTCTCATATTATATATTGTTATAGTCTGAGCTTGAAAATGAGCATGTGAAGCTAGTTTATGTTTCATGTAATTTCCTTTTTTTATTGCTGAAATGTTTTGTTCATTTATGCTCTGGACTGAAGGTTTATGGTTGTTATAGGAGTTGACCATAGTGGTATTCATTGAATGGAAGACTTTAAAGCAGCTCTTTTAAAAGGAACTTTGAGTTTGTTCAATATTTAATTGTGATAGCAAAAATGCATGTTATAGCGGAATATATTTATACTGGACCTTGCATGTGATTTTAAAGCATTTCTGATATTCAAATGCACGAATTTGAGAGAAAAAGCTGAAAACTTTTCTTTCATGTTTGTTTCAAAGTCTATATTGCCTTACCATAAAAGTACaatagtttcagagaaaaataaTCCATATGTAAAATATGTTATTATTCATCAAATGAAGTTCAAAGTTGGAAGTGGACTGAACATTTGTAGTACATAAGAGTAttggaaaaattagaaatttactGCAACAATGCTTATGCTTTATCTTTATTTTTACGTTTAGTTGTCAAACATTCTATCAGCGATTCTGTTTGAAACTTGAATCTTCCTTTTTGCACTGAAGGTTGGAGACAATGTTGGCGATTGCGCTGCTCGAGGTGCAGATCTTTTTGAAAGCATTGCAGCAGAGATAATTAGTGCAATGATTCTTGGTGGAACAATGGCTCAGCGTTGTAAAATTGAAGGCAAGTACAAGCCCCCACTAATTTTGATGTAGTTGTAACATATTTATACTGTTGCTTGTTGTGAAATTTCCTATTTTATAACTATGACAGCTGCAGAGAATagaattttaatctttttattctttttaatagtttataatgaATTGAGATGAGAGTTTAAGCCAATTGGAATCTGCACTTTGATGAGATAGTGAAGTTTTCTTGTGTCCTGTTGTATCTTTTTAGCTAACATGGTGAAgagaaataaactaaaatatgccTCTAACTGATCAGGTGTTACATTTCTTCATTTCAACATTTTCCAATAGCTTTTGTTTTCAAACCAACCTTTTCAAAAAGCAGGTATACAGAAGTATGCATCCTTATGGTGTTAGAACTAAGTTTGTTGCTTTTAATAGCATGCTCTTGGTTGTAGTTACACCAAGGGTTCACCTGCATAAATCTATAACTAAGACAGCATGAAACAGTCTCCTTCTCTGTTGGAAGTTcaattcttttttatttatttttttcattacATACCGCTTTGGCTTTGGTGTATTCTTTATGTTGAGTGGGCTCTCTATTTCTTTTGCTGTGGTCTCATCTTTGATACTTATGCAGACCCATCTGGCTTCATTCTGTTTCCTCTTGTTGTGCACTCATTTGACCTGGTGATATCATCAATTGGAATACTTTCAATTAGGAGTACTCGTGACTCCAGTGTGAAAGCTCCAATAGAGGATCCAATGGCAATCCTTCAGAAAGGATACTCTGTTACAATAGTTTTGGCTGTACTGACATTTGGTGGGGTAATATATCATCTACTCCTGCAACTCAATGCTGAAATTATTGAAATCTAGTCATTTTTATAACTTTGTTTTGATTGAAATCTCATTCAAGACTTGTTCTTTTTTCGAAATTATTGCAGTCTACTCGGTGGTTGCTTTATACTGAACAAGCACCTTCTGCATGGTTGAACTTTGCCTTGTGTGGGCTGGTTGGAATTATTACAGCTTATGTTTTTGTCTGGATAACCAAATATTACACTGACTACAAGCATGAGCCTGTACGCACATTAGCTCTTTCTAGCTCCACGGGGCATGGGACTAACATTATTGCTGGAGTCAGTCTGGGCCTGGAGTCGACAGCTCTTCCTGTTCTTGTGATAAGTGTATCTATTATTTCTGCTTTTTGGCTGGGTCACACCTCAGGACTGGTGGATGAAACAGGAAGTCCAAATGGTGGGTTGTTTGGCACAGCTGTAGCAACAATGGGAATGCTCAGCACTGCTGCTTATATCTTAACGATGGATATGTTTGGCCCAATAGCTGATAATGCTGGTGGAATTGTAGAGATGAGCCAGCAGGTTCGATATATTGGTTCTCCATATTTTCCTGTTACAAATCTATATATTGCTATTTCTTCTTTTCAGATGATTTAAGTTGGCTGTTGAATGTTGATGTCTTGTACAGCCAGAGAGTGTGCGAGAGATTACAGATGTTCTTGATGCTGTTGGGAACACGACAAAAGCTACCACCAAAGGTTTTGCCATTGGATCTGCAGCACTTGCTTCTTTTCTTCTGTTTAGTGCATATATGGATGAGGTTGCATCTTTTGCTAATGAATCTTTTAAACAGGTCTGTGTTGCTATATTTCTCCTTTATGAAGATTCTCTTTGGTTTATCACTTTTGCCACTTCTATTTTACTTCTGAAAAAGGAGGAAGCAATCTTtctgaaaaaaaggaaaatgcatGGTTTTACTTATGGGCATAATAATTGTGTTTAAATTGGATTTTCTGAGAAACCAAAAGAATAACAGTGAAAAGATGTAGCAAAAGTGGCATCCACGGAGTTGGATGTTTGTTATTCTGCAAAGTCTTTCATTCTTTTCCTAATATTTGCAGTTTTTGATCAACTTGTAGGTGGATATTGCAATTCCTGAGGTTTTTGTTGGTGGATTGTTGGGATCCATGCTTATATTCTTGTTTAGTGCATGGGCCTGTTCTGCAGTTGGTCGAACGGCTCAGGAGGTTGTTAAGGAAGTAAGAAGACAATTTATTGAGAGGCCTGGGATCATGGTGGGTTAAGtttctgatttttttttctttggtctACTTTAACCTTTAGCTTTctcaaattatatgttaaatgcAATGGAGAAAAATTATAAAGTATTTCTTGTTGTATGGAAGAATCACGAGAAAAATGAACGGAGAGCAAATATGCAATTGAGGTCTTCCTTCCAGAACTCAATTTTTGAAGGTTTTCACCTcgtcaaaaatttcaaaattaggagGGATGTGAAGAGAGATGAAAATTTGTGTTATCGTTTTTCTTGTCATTAAGCTCCAACACAAACAAATTAAAGAGATATCGGA
The Gossypium arboreum isolate Shixiya-1 chromosome 10, ASM2569848v2, whole genome shotgun sequence genome window above contains:
- the LOC108489322 gene encoding pyrophosphate-energized membrane proton pump 3 isoform X1, with protein sequence MMIVDDVENGSLGPYQDRPRTFPNMRSKPYTPLIFRILMGINVRILVILLLLGFGYVFYIGASTSPIIVFVFSVCIISFLLSIYLTKWVLSKDEGPPEMAQISEAIRDGAEGFFRTQYGTISKMAFLLALVILGIYLFRSTTPQQESSGIGRVTSAYITVAAFLLGALCSGVAGYVGMWVSVRANVRVSSAARRSAREALQVAVRAGGFSALVVVGMAVIGIAILYATFYVWLGVDSPGSMKVTDLPLLLVGYGFGASFVALFAQLGGGIYTKAADVGADLVGKVEQGIPEDDPRNPAVIADLVGDNVGDCAARGADLFESIAAEIISAMILGGTMAQRCKIEDPSGFILFPLVVHSFDLVISSIGILSIRSTRDSSVKAPIEDPMAILQKGYSVTIVLAVLTFGGSTRWLLYTEQAPSAWLNFALCGLVGIITAYVFVWITKYYTDYKHEPVRTLALSSSTGHGTNIIAGVSLGLESTALPVLVISVSIISAFWLGHTSGLVDETGSPNGGLFGTAVATMGMLSTAAYILTMDMFGPIADNAGGIVEMSQQPESVREITDVLDAVGNTTKATTKGFAIGSAALASFLLFSAYMDEVASFANESFKQVDIAIPEVFVGGLLGSMLIFLFSAWACSAVGRTAQEVVKEVRRQFIERPGIMDYKEKPDYGRCVAIVASASLREMIKPGALAIISPIVVGFLFRVLGHYTGHPLLGAKVVAAMLMFATVSGILMALFLNTAGGAWDNAKKFIETGALGGKGSDSHKAAITGDTVGDPFKDTAGPSLHVLIKMLATITLVMAPVFL
- the LOC108489322 gene encoding pyrophosphate-energized membrane proton pump 3 isoform X2 — translated: MAQISEAIRDGAEGFFRTQYGTISKMAFLLALVILGIYLFRSTTPQQESSGIGRVTSAYITVAAFLLGALCSGVAGYVGMWVSVRANVRVSSAARRSAREALQVAVRAGGFSALVVVGMAVIGIAILYATFYVWLGVDSPGSMKVTDLPLLLVGYGFGASFVALFAQLGGGIYTKAADVGADLVGKVEQGIPEDDPRNPAVIADLVGDNVGDCAARGADLFESIAAEIISAMILGGTMAQRCKIEDPSGFILFPLVVHSFDLVISSIGILSIRSTRDSSVKAPIEDPMAILQKGYSVTIVLAVLTFGGSTRWLLYTEQAPSAWLNFALCGLVGIITAYVFVWITKYYTDYKHEPVRTLALSSSTGHGTNIIAGVSLGLESTALPVLVISVSIISAFWLGHTSGLVDETGSPNGGLFGTAVATMGMLSTAAYILTMDMFGPIADNAGGIVEMSQQPESVREITDVLDAVGNTTKATTKGFAIGSAALASFLLFSAYMDEVASFANESFKQVDIAIPEVFVGGLLGSMLIFLFSAWACSAVGRTAQEVVKEVRRQFIERPGIMDYKEKPDYGRCVAIVASASLREMIKPGALAIISPIVVGFLFRVLGHYTGHPLLGAKVVAAMLMFATVSGILMALFLNTAGGAWDNAKKFIETGALGGKGSDSHKAAITGDTVGDPFKDTAGPSLHVLIKMLATITLVMAPVFL